One Vibrio gazogenes genomic region harbors:
- a CDS encoding TetR/AcrR family transcriptional regulator, whose translation MRKESTERRLERIRSAAINLASKRDVNTISIYDIAKEASIAASSVYHHYPNVEALMCELMDDVFTDFETVLNQAVDSDKVTHWSDINRMIEKSFVDYYRTSPLAQHTLLGQHTYMTIRHADAQNDQLLAQKVESIYREHFVLPPLPTDVNIFAVALQVADKVYSMNYREDGDIAPEMEREAIILTEAYLGAYLPQVLPKVEK comes from the coding sequence ATGAGAAAAGAGTCAACAGAGCGAAGGCTGGAAAGGATACGAAGCGCAGCAATCAACTTAGCCTCAAAAAGGGATGTAAATACCATATCGATATACGATATTGCCAAAGAAGCGAGTATCGCGGCATCGAGTGTGTATCACCACTATCCCAATGTTGAAGCCCTTATGTGTGAACTTATGGATGATGTGTTCACCGACTTCGAAACCGTTCTCAACCAAGCGGTCGATAGCGATAAAGTCACTCACTGGTCTGATATAAACCGGATGATCGAAAAAAGCTTTGTTGACTACTACCGCACGAGTCCGCTCGCCCAACACACGCTATTAGGGCAGCATACCTACATGACAATCCGCCATGCTGATGCGCAGAATGATCAGTTATTGGCCCAAAAAGTCGAAAGCATCTATCGGGAACATTTCGTTCTGCCGCCGCTCCCCACGGACGTCAACATTTTTGCGGTTGCTTTACAGGTTGCCGATAAAGTCTATTCAATGAACTATCGAGAAGACGGGGACATTGCGCCAGAGATGGAAAGAGAAGCGATTATTCTCACAGAAGCCTATTTAGGGGCTTACTTACCGCAAGTGCTTCCCAAAGTGGAAAAATAA
- a CDS encoding MFS transporter yields MNNATTVRGFVTFLWVAFMNAFVDLGHKIVVQNTLFKTLSDHQQVLMTAIVNALILLPFVLLFTPSGYLSDRYAKTKVMKISALCAVFITLMITFCYYQGWFYASFALTFILAVQSALYSPAKYGYIRELVGAEKLSNGNAWVQAVSMIAILAGSAVFSALFELKLSPETPLQPGAILQDIAPLGWLLVIGSLIECLLAFRLPGKDHLRGHTPQDGARHQIQEPAFIWKDYILGKTLGRNLTLLFQEKAIWQSVIGLTLFLSISQVMIAAFPAYAKSHLAMDNTFIIQSIIAMAIVGMMLGSSFASKHSVNHINLALIPSGALIICAGLFLLPQVTSSVLLGGIFLTIGIGGSFMLVPLNALIQFHAKEDQIGKILAGNNFIQNVGMLLCLAVTVAFTTQELDVSYILWGLFGLGALVALAAIILLPEVLVRSVMTKLLGHKYRLQVLGFNNLPEAGQGTLLLGNHISWLDWAIVQMASPRRVHFVMDQTIYQRWYLKWLFDLFQVVPIAPGKSREALNKKISRTHTFKGWIYLWRVSLFWR; encoded by the coding sequence ATGAATAACGCTACTACTGTCAGAGGCTTTGTCACCTTCCTATGGGTTGCCTTCATGAACGCTTTTGTCGATTTAGGCCATAAAATCGTCGTGCAGAATACCCTGTTCAAAACATTGTCAGATCACCAGCAGGTGCTGATGACTGCGATCGTCAATGCACTGATTCTGCTCCCTTTTGTATTACTCTTTACCCCATCCGGCTACCTGTCGGATCGTTATGCAAAAACCAAAGTGATGAAAATCAGCGCGTTATGTGCGGTATTCATCACCCTGATGATTACCTTCTGCTATTATCAGGGCTGGTTTTATGCATCCTTTGCCCTGACGTTTATTCTCGCAGTGCAGAGTGCGCTCTATTCTCCGGCAAAATATGGTTACATCCGAGAGCTGGTCGGTGCAGAAAAACTCAGCAACGGCAACGCCTGGGTTCAGGCGGTTTCAATGATTGCCATTCTTGCCGGGAGCGCCGTCTTTTCCGCACTGTTCGAACTGAAATTATCCCCTGAAACCCCGCTTCAGCCGGGAGCGATTCTTCAGGACATCGCCCCATTAGGCTGGTTACTGGTCATCGGTTCTCTGATCGAGTGTCTGCTGGCTTTCCGCTTACCGGGAAAAGATCACTTACGGGGACACACACCTCAGGATGGCGCTCGGCATCAGATACAAGAACCAGCATTTATCTGGAAAGATTACATTCTGGGTAAAACGTTAGGCCGGAATCTCACCCTCCTGTTTCAGGAAAAAGCGATTTGGCAATCAGTCATCGGCTTAACCCTGTTTCTTTCGATCAGTCAGGTAATGATTGCTGCTTTCCCGGCCTACGCCAAAAGCCACCTTGCTATGGATAATACCTTTATCATTCAAAGTATTATTGCGATGGCGATTGTCGGTATGATGCTTGGTTCTTCATTTGCTTCAAAACACTCCGTCAATCACATTAATCTGGCGCTGATCCCCTCCGGTGCTCTGATTATCTGTGCCGGACTATTTCTGCTGCCACAGGTCACCTCATCGGTTTTGCTTGGCGGTATTTTCCTGACTATCGGTATCGGCGGCTCATTTATGTTGGTCCCGCTCAACGCATTAATTCAGTTCCACGCGAAAGAAGACCAGATCGGTAAAATTCTGGCCGGGAATAATTTCATTCAGAATGTCGGCATGTTGTTATGTTTGGCAGTCACGGTCGCGTTCACAACGCAGGAACTCGATGTCAGCTATATTTTGTGGGGATTATTCGGCCTTGGTGCTTTGGTTGCGTTGGCTGCCATCATTCTGCTACCGGAAGTTCTGGTCCGTTCGGTGATGACTAAATTACTCGGCCACAAATACCGTCTGCAAGTGTTGGGGTTCAACAATCTGCCGGAAGCCGGTCAGGGAACGTTGCTGCTCGGTAATCATATCAGCTGGCTGGACTGGGCAATTGTGCAGATGGCATCCCCGAGACGTGTACACTTCGTTATGGATCAGACTATCTACCAACGCTGGTATCTCAAATGGCTGTTCGATCTGTTTCAGGTGGTTCCGATTGCTCCCGGCAAAAGCCGTGAAGCATTAAACAAGAAAATAAGCAGGACACACACATTCAAGGGATGGATTTACTTATGGCGTGTGTCCTTATTTTGGCGATGA
- a CDS encoding DUF2938 domain-containing protein: METSMGLQAILVGIGATLIMDVWGWLQKNIFNSPPLNYALIARWLAFMPKGQFVHRPIMATPSIRGEKPLGWVLHYVIGIVFALTHVFIWGKGWLTEPSVIPAMFTGIVTLVFPFCLIQPCLGFGVAASQTPRPWKARWLSFLAHSAYGIGLFGSALSLHIGSVIL; the protein is encoded by the coding sequence ATGGAAACTTCAATGGGCTTACAAGCGATATTGGTTGGCATCGGTGCTACGTTAATCATGGATGTTTGGGGTTGGTTACAAAAAAATATATTTAATAGCCCACCACTGAACTATGCACTGATCGCCCGTTGGCTGGCATTCATGCCTAAAGGACAGTTCGTCCATCGACCCATTATGGCGACGCCATCGATTCGGGGAGAAAAGCCGTTAGGTTGGGTGCTGCATTACGTGATAGGGATTGTTTTTGCGCTGACTCATGTATTCATTTGGGGAAAAGGATGGCTAACTGAGCCGAGTGTGATTCCTGCGATGTTCACTGGTATTGTCACGCTGGTATTCCCTTTTTGTCTCATTCAGCCTTGTCTTGGTTTTGGGGTTGCTGCCAGTCAAACCCCAAGGCCTTGGAAAGCACGGTGGTTAAGTTTCTTAGCACACAGTGCGTATGGTATCGGCTTATTCGGGAGCGCTTTAAGTCTTCACATAGGTAGTGTCATCCTGTGA
- a CDS encoding HEPN domain-containing protein, with translation MKTSLDHLPESKQHELATISTILRDTLDDYLQGKTASKSEFRILKIILFGSHAKGSWVNDPVNGYISDYDILVIVNKAALVEEDVVWQRAKEQIDRKVTSAPLGLIVHDLQEVNERLQQGHYFFKDIREEGIELFAATQKPLAEPGDLTEAEKQEIARKHYEQWFKSANGFFDHFQFSLEKGDEKISAFMLHQVTERLFACTLLTCTNYLPKSHNIEKLGKLCAQIDAEFATIFPLDNKFHRRCFRRLQRAYIEARYSEHYEITVEELAYLEGEVQKLKGLVERVCLGRVDPQTNQN, from the coding sequence ATGAAAACATCTCTCGACCATTTGCCCGAATCCAAACAGCACGAGCTTGCCACCATATCGACCATTCTGCGCGATACGCTGGACGACTATCTTCAGGGCAAAACAGCGAGTAAAAGCGAGTTTCGCATCTTAAAAATCATCCTGTTCGGCAGCCATGCCAAAGGCAGTTGGGTCAACGATCCGGTCAATGGCTATATCAGCGATTACGATATTCTGGTGATTGTGAACAAAGCCGCGCTGGTTGAGGAAGATGTGGTCTGGCAACGCGCCAAAGAGCAGATCGACCGTAAAGTCACTTCCGCACCACTGGGATTGATTGTCCATGATTTGCAGGAAGTAAACGAACGGCTACAGCAAGGGCATTATTTCTTCAAAGATATCCGCGAAGAAGGGATTGAACTGTTTGCAGCCACACAGAAACCGCTGGCAGAGCCGGGAGATTTAACCGAAGCAGAAAAGCAGGAAATTGCCCGTAAGCATTATGAGCAGTGGTTCAAAAGCGCCAATGGTTTCTTTGATCATTTCCAATTCAGTTTAGAAAAAGGGGATGAGAAAATTTCTGCATTCATGCTTCATCAAGTCACAGAAAGACTCTTTGCCTGTACCCTACTCACCTGCACCAATTATTTACCCAAATCCCACAATATCGAAAAACTGGGCAAACTATGCGCCCAAATCGATGCTGAATTTGCGACGATTTTCCCGCTCGACAACAAATTCCACCGCCGCTGCTTCCGCCGCCTGCAACGCGCCTATATCGAAGCCCGCTATTCGGAGCATTATGAGATTACCGTGGAAGAATTGGCATATCTGGAGGGTGAGGTGCAAAAGCTGAAAGGATTGGTGGAACGGGTTTGTTTGGGGCGGGTTGATCCCCAAACAAACCAAAATTAA
- a CDS encoding helix-turn-helix domain-containing protein, which translates to MDIADVSRESGLTPSTLRYYEKIGLIRSNGRKGLRRQYAPKILNQLNIISLGRMAGLSLNEIATMFDTADDLAIDRNLLMQKAVEIDIQIKRLKIVRDSLKHVATCPQSSHLDCSSFQKLMKSVKRYLS; encoded by the coding sequence ATGGATATTGCTGACGTGTCTCGAGAATCGGGATTAACCCCCTCAACACTAAGATATTATGAAAAAATCGGACTGATCCGCTCCAATGGCAGGAAAGGATTGAGGCGACAATATGCCCCGAAAATTTTGAATCAATTGAATATTATTTCACTCGGACGGATGGCAGGATTATCGCTCAATGAAATCGCCACAATGTTTGACACTGCGGATGATTTGGCGATTGACCGAAATTTGCTCATGCAAAAAGCGGTAGAAATTGATATTCAGATCAAACGCCTGAAAATTGTACGAGATAGTCTTAAGCATGTGGCAACTTGCCCACAGTCATCGCATTTAGACTGCTCATCATTTCAAAAACTGATGAAATCAGTGAAGCGTTATTTGTCTTGA
- a CDS encoding APC family permease, with protein MSIQTQDQQMGIGSVALFSLCAVIAVDTLCASAAIGVSSIGWWVTTLIIFIIPYGLITSELSASYPCEGGIYDWVKRAFGSCWAMRTTWFYWINVGLWMPAVYIMFAGVFSELFNLDLSLFSQVAICIVLTWVTIAICNVSTNIGVWVVNISAVLKVAVILILGVGGFMYAAQYGIANQFSFSAMLPSFDSGIAFLPALVFNLMGFELVATMSKDMKDVSDMPKAIFLAIGITAFLYIFGTLGILMALPVEDIGLVSGMIATLRQLFGDSVFSSSMVYIVGTMILLSFIGNMVTWTMGAGRAAVEAAREGELPQMIGQLHEKYHTPSGANKITGIVSTTVIAFYALFAQNSDGLFWSVFAFSSCIFLIPYLFMFPAYLKLRLSDLATPRTFKVPGNMLVQYTLTTVCFLVIVQALILFIFPELIDFSIDWRYSAPVLSGVIVTVLVGEYMLKQAELKKGLRVKILLAQPIANEASLRCLSYRH; from the coding sequence ATGAGTATTCAGACACAAGATCAGCAAATGGGGATAGGTAGTGTCGCTCTGTTTAGCCTATGTGCCGTGATTGCAGTGGATACTTTATGTGCATCCGCAGCAATTGGCGTCAGTTCGATTGGTTGGTGGGTCACCACGCTGATCATTTTTATCATTCCCTATGGTCTCATTACCTCTGAACTCTCCGCATCTTATCCTTGCGAAGGTGGCATATATGACTGGGTCAAAAGGGCCTTTGGTTCCTGCTGGGCGATGAGAACAACGTGGTTTTACTGGATAAATGTCGGCTTATGGATGCCGGCAGTTTACATCATGTTCGCTGGCGTATTTTCTGAACTGTTTAACCTCGATCTTTCTTTATTTTCCCAAGTCGCGATTTGTATTGTTCTGACTTGGGTAACCATTGCAATTTGTAACGTGTCAACCAACATCGGTGTCTGGGTCGTCAATATCTCAGCCGTATTGAAAGTGGCGGTGATCCTCATTCTGGGGGTCGGTGGTTTTATGTATGCCGCCCAGTATGGCATCGCTAATCAGTTTAGTTTTTCTGCCATGTTACCGAGCTTTGATTCCGGTATCGCCTTTCTGCCTGCATTAGTCTTTAACCTCATGGGCTTTGAGCTCGTTGCCACCATGAGCAAAGATATGAAAGATGTGAGCGATATGCCCAAAGCGATATTTTTAGCCATTGGTATCACCGCATTTCTTTATATCTTCGGCACGCTAGGCATTTTAATGGCGTTGCCGGTGGAAGACATTGGTTTAGTGTCGGGAATGATTGCCACACTGCGACAGTTGTTCGGAGATTCGGTGTTTAGTAGCAGCATGGTCTACATTGTCGGTACCATGATTTTACTGAGCTTTATCGGCAATATGGTGACTTGGACAATGGGGGCGGGAAGAGCAGCGGTAGAAGCGGCAAGAGAAGGTGAACTGCCTCAGATGATTGGCCAGTTACATGAAAAATACCATACCCCTTCAGGCGCAAATAAAATAACCGGTATCGTTTCCACGACGGTGATTGCTTTCTATGCGTTGTTTGCACAAAACAGTGATGGCCTATTCTGGTCGGTATTTGCGTTTTCCAGCTGTATTTTCTTAATCCCTTACTTATTTATGTTTCCTGCTTATCTGAAACTCCGTTTAAGCGACTTGGCAACACCACGCACCTTCAAAGTACCCGGAAATATGCTTGTACAGTACACCCTGACCACCGTCTGTTTTCTGGTCATTGTACAAGCATTGATCCTGTTTATTTTCCCTGAGCTCATTGATTTCAGCATTGACTGGCGTTACAGCGCACCGGTATTGAGTGGCGTGATTGTGACGGTTTTAGTCGGAGAGTACATGCTAAAACAAGCTGAGTTGAAGAAAGGCTTGCGAGTAAAAATATTGCTCGCCCAACCGATAGCAAACGAAGCAAGTCTGCGGTGTTTGAGTTATCGGCATTGA
- a CDS encoding poly(ethylene terephthalate) hydrolase family protein: MKENHKIKVTSIMYMIVLMLMAVGIKGAFAENAIINGTYSLIVTQSGKALDTSQWGTIDGTNITLNDYWGGESQKFIITPVDGIWHRITPVIAPDQAFDVSKCSPNVGANIQTWSYEGGACQQFRFAETGNGTYQIITRGTDMSLNVNNLSEENDTNVMQSTSTGKENQIFTLRRHAESHISGNCPDGAICRDEEAPGLYDGKGPYNVRSYELPGAYVTLPATARVYYPANAEPPYSGIVFCPPFMTKQIAFAAWGPWFASHGMVLVTMDTTTIFDQVTARDNQQWRVVKALRRENTRLGSPLRGKLDTDKIGIMGWSMGGGASWINAGKHRDELKTVISLAGHNMTAWYNTDIYSWYSPEELLDAAYASGRLIKIPALIINGALDTTILGGLGQSDGVYRSISNTPKVLAVLGLAGHFAWGYPTQAGRGVASLVLAFEKTFLDGDTRWAPYIQKPSAPMRKWRTADLP, encoded by the coding sequence ATGAAAGAAAATCATAAAATTAAAGTCACCTCCATCATGTATATGATAGTACTGATGCTGATGGCTGTCGGAATCAAAGGAGCCTTTGCTGAAAATGCCATTATCAACGGCACGTATTCTTTGATCGTTACCCAAAGTGGCAAGGCGCTGGACACCTCGCAGTGGGGCACCATAGACGGTACGAACATTACTCTGAATGACTATTGGGGCGGTGAATCCCAGAAATTCATCATTACTCCCGTCGACGGAATCTGGCACCGGATCACACCAGTTATCGCGCCAGACCAAGCGTTCGACGTATCCAAATGCAGTCCGAATGTCGGTGCCAATATCCAAACATGGAGCTATGAGGGTGGCGCCTGCCAACAGTTCCGATTTGCTGAAACTGGAAACGGTACTTATCAGATTATTACCCGCGGCACAGACATGAGCCTGAATGTTAATAATTTATCCGAGGAAAACGATACCAACGTCATGCAATCGACCAGCACTGGCAAGGAAAATCAGATATTTACACTGCGCCGTCACGCCGAGAGCCACATTAGTGGAAATTGCCCGGATGGAGCCATCTGTCGTGATGAAGAAGCCCCCGGCTTATACGACGGAAAAGGCCCCTATAATGTCAGATCATACGAGCTTCCCGGTGCCTATGTCACCTTGCCGGCAACAGCCAGGGTATATTATCCCGCCAATGCAGAACCACCCTATTCAGGCATTGTGTTCTGCCCACCGTTTATGACCAAACAGATCGCTTTTGCTGCCTGGGGTCCCTGGTTTGCATCTCACGGTATGGTTCTTGTCACCATGGATACCACCACCATTTTTGACCAAGTAACAGCCCGAGACAATCAGCAATGGCGAGTCGTTAAGGCCCTTAGAAGAGAAAACACCCGTTTGGGCAGCCCTCTCAGAGGTAAGCTGGATACAGACAAAATCGGAATCATGGGATGGTCCATGGGCGGAGGAGCATCTTGGATTAATGCGGGCAAACACAGAGACGAACTTAAAACAGTGATAAGTCTTGCTGGCCACAACATGACCGCCTGGTATAACACTGACATCTATTCCTGGTATTCACCGGAGGAGCTTCTTGATGCAGCTTATGCCAGTGGCAGGTTAATCAAAATTCCAGCCTTGATAATTAACGGTGCCCTGGATACCACCATTCTCGGCGGCCTGGGTCAATCAGATGGCGTTTACCGATCAATTTCAAATACCCCCAAAGTTTTAGCCGTATTAGGTCTTGCCGGTCATTTTGCCTGGGGTTATCCGACTCAGGCAGGTCGAGGTGTGGCATCGCTCGTGCTTGCATTTGAAAAAACCTTTTTGGACGGTGATACACGGTGGGCACCTTATATACAAAAACCCTCAGCCCCCATGAGAAAATGGAGAACAGCTGATCTGCCATAA